The genomic window CGGACGACGAGCTGTTGTGATACGCCAACGCGAAATCCGCCCGTGATCAACTTGTTCCAGACGAACCGCTCGGCTCCGCCGAGCTGCCGCCACGCCTGCATGACGCTTTCGCGCTGCTCGTCTTCCGATTGCCGCGCCAACGGTAGCACTCGCTCCTCGATCCATCGATGGAGCGGGACGTCGGATTCGCCGGTCGCGTCGGGCAGCAGCAGCGACATGGTCTCCGCCAGGTCGCCGACCGAGTCATAAGACTCCTCGAATAACCATTCTGGTATACCAGATTCCTCGAGGGCCCACTGCGCCAGCCGCCGCACCGGAATGAGCCGCTTCGGCCGGCCGCCACTCAGGAAATAGACCGCCCACGCCGCATCGGCGGCGGCCGCGGTGCGGAAATACTCCGCCATGGCGTCCACTTTCTCCGTGGTCCGCATGGTCTCGTCGACGGCGGTGTACAGCTGGGCGAAACGCTTCACGCCGGGACATCCTCCCCGGCGAGGTCGAGGGGATCGAGATCTTCTTCGCCCTTCCACAGGCTCGACACCGCGCGCGCGTCGATGCCACGCTCGGTCAGCAATCGCACGAGCGGTTCACGCGTTCCGTGCGTCACCCACACTCGCTCGGCCCCGCTTCCCTCCACGGCCGCGAGCAGCGACGGCCAATCGACGTGATCCGAGAGCACGAATCCACGATCGACCGCGCGGCGCCGGCGCGCACCGCGCACGCGCATCCAGCCAGACGCGAACCCCGTCGAGATTTCACCGAAGCGGCGCAGCCACGTACTACCCGACGCCGACGGCGGTGCGACGATCAAGCTGCCGGCGAAGCCGTGCCCGCGAGGCAGATCGCCGGCATAACGCGTGTTCGCGATTCGAACATCGGCTGCGCGATAATCCGCGTTCAATCGCTCGACGGCGCCGTGCGTGTAGATCGGGCCGATGTCACAGTCAGCGAGGCCGGCGAGCAATCGCTGCGCTTTGCCGAGCGCGTAGCCGAAGAGCACGGACGCGCGGCCGGCGTGCGCGTTCGTCTGCCACCACGCGCGGATCTGATCGAACACTTGCCACTCGGGCGGCCATCGGTAGATCGGCAAGCCGAAGGTGCTTTCGGTAATGAAGGTGTGGCATCGTACGAGCTCGAATGGCGAGCACGTCGGATCCGGATCCGTCTTGTAGTCGCCCGAAACCACCCACACCTCGCCCTGGTGTTCGACGCGCACTTGTGCCGAGCCGAGGATGTGACCCGCCGGATGCAGTGAGACGCGAACGCCGTTGATGTTCACAGCCTCGCCCCATTCCACGGCCTGAATCGGGGACTCGGCGCCAAGTCGTGTGCGAAGCACACCCGCGCCCTCGCGCGAACAGAGGTAGTTCGCCGAGCCCCAACGCGCGTGGTCGCCGTGTGCGTGTGTGATCACCGCGCGAGACACCGGCTCCCACGGATCGACGTAGAAGTCGCCGGCCGAGCAGTAGAGTCCGCGTTCGTTCAGGCGCAGCAGGGTCATCGCCCTTTTGAGGGTGTCAGAGATCGTGCCGTGCTGGACGGCATCGAGCGTTGCCTGGCTAGCGGCGAGCGCGCACGGGACGCAAAATCATGGATGCAACGGTCTGGCTCGCCAGAGCGTTTGCCTGATGACCTTCCAGAGCGTCCCACCTCCTCGAGATTGATCATGTCACGCATTCGTTCGTCCGCCTGCGCGTCGCTCGTTCCACTTGTTGCGCTCGTCGCTGGGGCGGTGCCGGCGGCCGCGCAGAATCACACGCCGTCGCGTCAGGAAGGACCGCAATACCACGCGAAAGCGGCCGCGGTCGCCCCGGAGCGAGTGGCCGGACCGACGCTCGAGCAATTCATGTCGCCGCCGTCGCCGCTCGAGATGGGCGCCGCCAAAAAAGCGGATCGCCTGGCGTGGGTCACGTACGAGCGCGGCATGCGCAACGTGTACACGGCCGTCGCGCCGGCGTACAAGGCGGTGCGCCTCACCAACTTCATGAACGATGACGGCGTCGACGTCAGCTCGGTGAAATTGTCCGACGACGGCTCCGTCGCGATCTTCGTGCGCGGATCCGCGCAGAATCGCGCGGGTTGGGTTGCGAATCCGTCGCACGATCCGGCGGGCCCCGATCGCGCGGTGTGGGCAGCGAAGACCGATGGCAGCGGCGCGTGGCGGCTTGCATCGATCGCCAACACCGAGACGCAGCAAGCCGGCGGATTCGGCGGCCGCGGCGGGAGTGGTCCCGAGCTTTCGCCGGACGGCAAGCATGTTGTCTTCGTGCGGGACGGGCAGATCTTCCATGCACGTGTCGCGAAAGGCGTAACGGCTGGCATCGACACGGGCGGCGTGCCGTTCATCAAGGAGTGGGGTCGTCAGAGCAGTCCGGTGTGGTCGCCCGACGGATCGAAGCTCGCGTTCGTGAGCACGCGCGACAATCACTCGTTCGTCGGCGTGTTCGACATGAAGACGCGTCGCGTCGATTTCGTATCGCCGAGTGTGGACTTTGATACCGCGCCGGTGTGGTCGGCGGATGGGAAGCAGATCGCGTTCATTCGTCGCCCCGGCACGCCGTTCGGGAATCAGGCGCAGCAAGGCGCCGGCGGCATTGGTGGCCCCGCGGGTCCGGCCGCGGCGCGCGGTGGTCGCGGCGGGAACGGAGGCGGTGGACGCGGCGGTCGTGGCGGCTTCGGCCAGGCGAACGACTCGACTCCGCAACGCATCGATGGCCTGTATCGCGCGGCGTTCCCGGGCGGCTACACGTTGTCGTTCATGGTCGCCGACGTCGCGACTGGCAGAGCGCGCGAGTTCTGGCACAATCAGCCGAACGAGCGCGTGTTCAACGCGATCAACGGCATTGAGTGGGCGGGCGATCACGTCGTCTTCACCGCGCAACGTCCGAACGACGAGTGGGATCGCTGGTTCTCTGTCCCGGTGAGCGGCAGCGGATACGCGGAGCCCGTGCTGTTGACGACGACCGACGGCTTGATCAACGACGGCGTCGCCGATCGCACGTTCGTGACGACGACGGTGTCGCGCGATGGCAAGACGTTTTACTACGCGACGAACGCCAAGGACATCGAGAAGCGGCACGTCTGGGCCGTGCCGGTGACGGGCGGTACGCCGCGCCAGATCTCGACCGACGACGGTGTCGAAGTCTCGCCGACGCTGCTCGCCGACGGAAAGTCGATGGCCGTGCTGTACTTCGGCGCGAGTCAACCCGCGTCGGTGGGCATTGTCCCGGTCGACGGCGGTTCGACGAAGATCGTGTATCCGACGGCGGCGATGCTCAAGGATTTCCCGCAGAGCGCGCACGTGACGCCGGAGATCGTGATCACGCACGCCGCCGATGGTTTAGAGATTCATAATCAGCTGTTCCTGCCCAAGGATCTCAAGCCGGGCGAGAAGCGGCCGGCGGTGGTGTTCGTGCACGGCGGGCCGGTGCGGCAGATGCTCCCCGCCTACCACTACATGCAGTTCTATCATTGGGCGTACGCGTACAACGAGTACCTCGCGTCGCAGGGATACATCGTCCTCTCGATCAACTACCGCAGCGGCATCGGCTACGGCAACTCGTTCCGCCGCGCGCCGAACACCGAAGGGCGCGGCAACTCCGAGTATCAGGACGTGCTGGCGGGCGGCAAATACCTGCAGTCACGCCCGGACGTCGATCCGGCCCGCGTCGGCATCTGGGGCCTGTCGTATGGCGGCCTGCTCACCTCGCAGGCTCTCGCGCGCAACTCGGACATTTTCGTGGCGGGCGTGGACATGGCGGGCGTCCACCTCTACGGCAGCTCACTCGATTCGACGAACCTCGCGTATCAGTCGTCATCGGCGGCGCACATCAACACCTGGAAATCGCCGGTGTACCTGGTGCAGGGCGACGACGACCGCAATGTGGATTTCTCGCAGACGATCGGTCTCGTGCAGCTCCTGCGCGCGCACGGCATCTATTATGAGCTCACCGTGAACCCGGACGACACGCACGAGTCGTTGATTCACAGCCGGTGGATCGCCGTCTGGAACCACAGCACGGACTTCCTGCACCGCTTCCTGTGGGAGAAGCAGGCGCCGCCGGTCATGACGACGTCGAACAAGTGATGCTCGAATGAACTCGCCGCTCCGCATCGCCTTCTACTACGCCCTGTTGCTGGCGGTCGTGAGCGTTTTAGTATTACAGTATACGAAACAGGCGATGTTGCCGCGGACGCAAACGCCGGCCGTGTGGGTCGCGGTCGGCGTCTCGCTCGTGTCGGTGGTCGTGCTGCGGTCGGGGTGGATGCGCGGAAACGCATGGAAGAGCGATCAGGCGCGGCTGGGCACGATCGTCAACGACTTCTACGAGCCGCGCCGCGAGGCGCTCTCGAACGGCTTCGCGGTCGCGGGCGGAGTGTTTCTCTCACTCTGGTGGGCCACCGCGACCTGGAGTGTCGTACTCGGCGGCGTGCGACGACACGTGGCGGGACGCGGGCTGGCCGACTTCGAGATCGCCGCCGTCGTCGGTGCGATCACCGGCGGCCTCTTCGGTGCAGTGATCGGACTCGTCGTCGGACACATCTGGGAAACGCGCCACCGCCGCGCGCGACTCGCTCGGAGCGTAGCGAATGCCTGACCTCGTGATCCGAATCAAGAAGAAGACGGATGGCTCCGCCGCGCTGAGCTGCACGCGCGCCGACGGCTCGGTGACGTGGCAGCGGCAGGAAGGCTCGCAGGGCCGCTTCTTTCCGCTCCACGATCTCACGCACTTTGCCGTCGAGTCGACCTTGGGATTTCGCCGCGCGTTTTACGGATTGGTCGCCGAGGGTTGGGACATCGGCTCGTTCGAGGCGAACGGGGTTGCCGCGATTCCCGACGAAGCGCTTCTTGCGGAGTTGATCGTCGGGTTCCTCGACGTCGAGCGCGCCAGTGGTCAGCGGGATTCAGCGGAAGACTTCAACTGGAAGATCGATACGTATTGCAATGAGCACGGGCTGCCGCCAACGACGTTCCGCATGACCGCCGAGCGACTCGACGCCATTCGTCGTCGCCGCGCCGCGCTGTTCGATCGCTGGTCCGCGGTGCCGGCCGGCGAAGCCCTCGAGCTCACGTTCGACCGAACCGGAGACACCAACGCCGCGGTGGGCGCGTAGGAATCGTCATGGACAACGCCGACATTCCTCCGACCCAGCCGAGTGGCGCGCTCGTGCCTCCACCGCGCGGACCGCGCACCGCGGTCGCGACGGCCACGCCCGAACCGCCCAATCGCCACGCGCGCCATCCCGATTCGTGGATTCGCCGCAACGCATTTCAGCAATTCGTCGCGCGCACGCTCGACGCGGTTGACGATTTCGCGGACACCGTCGCGGCCGGACTCGGCCTCCGTCATCGGTGACGGCTCGCGCCGCGGTCAGCGCGGGGCTGTTGCTGTTTCGACGTTCGCACGGCGCGTTGGAGGTGTTTCTCGCGCATCCGGGGGGACCGTTCTGGTCCAAGCGCGACGCGGCGGCTTGGACGATTCCGAAAGGCATCGTCGACGAGGGCGAAGATCTCCTCGACGGAGCACGCCGCGAATTCCGCGAGGAGACGAGCATCGAACCCGCGGGGCCGTTCCTTCCACTCGGCGCGATCAAGCAAAAGGCCGGCAAGACGGTTCACGCCTGGGCCTGGGAAGGCGACGCGGATCCCGATGCGATTCAGAGCAACAGCATGCGCACGGAGTGGCCGCGCGGATCGGGACGGTGGATCGAGTTTCCGGAAGTCGATCGTTGCGCCTGGTTCGATGTGGCGACGGCGCGTGAAAAAATGAACGCCGCGCAAGCCGCGTTCGTGGATCGTCTCGTGGCGCTCGTCGGGGCGTAGGGCGTTCGAGAGGGTACCGCGTTCGGACGTACGAGAGTGTACCGCTCGCCGGGAGACATCCCCGGCCCGGAGCGATCGACTCTGTCCACGGTCATCGACGTGCGAGACTCGCGCGCGCGAGACTAACGCGCGCCTCGACGCTCCCAGTATGACTCGTCGGCGATCAGCACATCGAGCTCGATCGCGCTCGCACCCTCCTCGACCGAATAGTCCGCGATGTGAATCGCCGACGTCGGAATTGGCGCGCCGTTCGCATCCTGCAGCTCGAGCTGCAACGCATCGCGCGCCTTGTAGTAGCGCGCGAGCACCGTTTCATCTCGCGCTGATCCGTCGCGCGGCACCGCGTGCGCGAAGAGTCGAAAGACAGGCTGCACGAGCTCGTAGCCAAGTCCGGGACGAAACGCTCCCCACGCGCGACCGGTGCCGGGCTCGATGTGCTCGAGCTCCGAGTGGCCGACGATGACGCCGTGCAGGCGCAGCGTATGTCGCACGATTATGGTTTTTTGACCCTGGGCGCCACGGTGTTCGTGTCGGTGATGCGGAAGCTGAACTGCTGTTGCACCAGCTGCCGCACCTTGGCCGTGCCGATCTTCGCCGGCGAAAAGCGCATGTAGGGCAACGCTTCACGCACGGACGTCACGAAGTCGTTGTGCGTCGCCTTGAGCACGATGAACGTCGTCGTGTCGGCGAATCCCGTCGTGTCCACCACGTATTGAGCGTCCACGTATCCCTGAATGTGTTGCGCCAGCAACTTGAGTGGATACGCCGGCGCCGCGCTCGATGTCGAGCGCACCGCGGCGGTGTCCACGTCGAGTACCGAATATACGGAGTCCTGCCCCGTCGCCGGCGGACCAGCGCGCGTGGCGACGGTGTCAGTTGCCGTCGTCGCCGTGTCGCGCCCAACGGTTTGATCGGCCGACGTCGGACGCGCCTCGCCCATCATGCGCGCGCCTTCGCCCGTCCCCGGGCCCTCGATTGGCGCCTTCACATACGTCACGCGTTCCGTCTTTTCGCCGCCGGCGGTTGGCGCGCGGTCCGGCGGCGGAATGTAGAAGACGTGATTCGCGATGCTGCCCTGCTCGACGTTCGGCTGCGGCAGCGTCGCGAACACCCAGGCCGTGATCGCCGCGGCGTGAAACACGACGCTGACCACCGCGGCCACGAGCGCGGTGATACGCACCGCGCGCGAGCTCAACCACCAGCGCATCATATGCCCCCCTTCGCCGATGCGCGACGACGACTGCGTGATTCGCTTACGTCCAGTACCGCTCGCGGAGCAGCCCGACGTGATGCCGCTCATGCCCCGCCACGATGTACAACAGCGCCCTCGGCGTAATCTCGGCGCCGTTGGCCGAGCCGCGGCGCGTCAACTCGTCTTCGTCGAGCTGGCGGGCGAGGTGAATCGTCGCGGTGCGGACGACTTGCAGCTCCTCGAGCAAATCATCGAGCGACCGGCGCGAGAAATTCGCATTGGTCACGAACGCGTTCTCGTCGAATCCGGGAAGATTGGTCTGGTCGTTGCGCGCGACGCGCAGTGTGCGATATGCGAATATGCGTTCACAATCCGACAGATGGCCAACCACTTCTTTCATGGTCCACTTGCCGGGTGCGTACGCGAAGTCCGCCCGATCGCCGTGCGCGCGAATCTGCGCGACGGAATCGATGAGCTGCTCGCGCAGCAGGGACAGCAGATCGCCGTCCGGCACCTGCGAGATGTACTTGCCGTAATACGACAAGTATTCGTCGGCTTGCGGACGAAGGATCGCTGTCGTCGAGGTAGTGGTGGTCATAACGGTTGGCGTGAAGGTTCAACGATCCCCGGTCCCGACATCGGCCCCGACATCGGCCCCGACATCGGCCCCGAAGGCGAATACTGCCGAGCGGCATCGCCCGCGGCCAGCTGTGCCTGCCGGCGGCCGAGCCAGACCGCCAGTCCCAGCCAGATCGCCGATATCGGTACGGCGACGAACGAGATGCCGCCCAACCCCAGTCCAAGCGCCGCGAGCCCAGCATAGCTCCACGCGGCGAGCTGATCGCCGCCGCGATAGACGAACGTCTCGATGACGTTCTTCGCCTTATACTTGTCCTCGCGGCGTACTACCGTAAACAATACTTCGACCGCGGGATTCGTCACCGCGAAGTTCATTCCGCGCCGCGCGACGCTGAACACCGCGACCGTCGCGAAGACCGGAAACGCGCCCAGCACGCCGAAGCCGAGCATGCTCACGACGGGCAGAACGGCGAGACCGACCACCAGGCCGAACCAGCGCAGGATGCGTCCCGTGAAGAACAGTTGCGTGATCACGGTGAGCGTTTGCGCCCCCAGCTCGAGGTCCGCCGAAATGGCCGTTCGCGCCGTCATCGTCGTGTAACGATGGCCGACGATGTCGGCCTGCGCGAAATACAGCACCGTGGATCCGAAGACATACAATATCTGGAATATGCAAATTCCAAAGAGATATGGCGAGTGCACCACGTGCGTGAACCCGGCCCACACGCTGCCGCCGATGACCTCGCGGTCGCGCGCGCCGTTCGGCCGAACGTCGTGCGCCGTCGACTCCAGCTTGAACACGGTGATGGTCAGCACCGCCAGCTCGATGAGCACCGCCGACACGAGCAGCATGTTCACCGCGCCGACGAACGGCGCGAGCGAGGCCGTCGCGGCCGACCCGATGATCGATCCCGCCGTTCCGCCGACTCCGATGAATCCGAACACGCGCTTCGCCTGTTCGCTGCGCCATGAGTCGGCCATCAGCGTCCAGAAGATCGACGTATTGAACAACGCATACACCGTGATCCAGACGTAGAACACGCGTCCCATCCAGAGAGCGACGGTCGATCCTTCGCCCGCGGCCACGAAACGCAGCACCACGTAGAACACAAGGAACGACGCCGTAAAAAAGTGATATGAGATCGGAATCACTCGGCGCACGGGCAGGCGCGCGACCAGTCCGGAGAAAAGGGGATTGCAGATGAGCGTGCCGGCGAGCGTCCCCATGAACAACCACGGCAGCTTGGTGACGCCCGACGCCGCGGCGACCGCTTCGCGAATCGGACGCAGCACGAAGTAGCTGCTCAGCAGGAAGAAGAAAAAGAAGAACGAGATCATCATCGGACGCACTTCATCCGCGCGCACGTCCACCGCGCGGCGAAGCAACCGATGCAACCGACCTTCGTGCTGCCCTTCGGTTGCCGATGTCATCACTTCGAGGCCTGCTTCTGCTTCCACGCCGCGAGCACCTGCGCCTCACGCTCCGCGGAAATCCCCGCGATCTTTCCCTGCGACAACGCCTCGAGCTCCGCGGCTGGACGCGTCTTGTTCCAGTCGAGCGTATCCTTCGCGGTGACCGCGAGCGGACGGAACGTCAGACCGGCGGCAATCGCCTTGTCGACGCTCCGTCGCGAAAACCCGGCGCGCTCCGGCGTATCCGGTACGACGACCGGCATGTTCGACCACGGCCGAATGCCCTGCTCCTGCAGAAAGCTCCACGGCACCCATGTGAATTGCGCGCCGGCCGTCGTCACCGCCTTGATGCCGTACAGCATTTCGGCGAGCGACAACGGCTTCGCCGGACCGGTCGCGTTGAACGTTCCGAGCGTGTGGTTTTCCGCGACGCGAATGGTCCATTCGGCGAGATCGCGCGAATCGATGATCTGCACCGGATCGTTCGGCGTGCCCGGCGCGAGCACTTCCCCGCCCTTGTCGATGCGGTACGGCCAGTAGGTGAATCGATCCGACCGATCGAGCGGACCGACGATGAGGCCCGGGCGAATGATCGTGTACATGTCCGCATACTGCCGCGCGACTTCATGCTCGGACTCGGACTTGAGCACGCCGTACATGCGGCCGAAATCCGCCGGCTTCACCGCGTAGAGATCGACGCCTGCCGGCGCCGGCGTCGTGTGATCGCTCTCGTCGACCCACGCGTGGCTGTTGTCGGGATAAACCGAAATGGTCGAAATGAAGATGTAGTGATTCGTGTTCCCTTTCATGTACTGCGCGACGTTGCGCACCCAGGCCGGTGCGGTCGTCGGATTGTCGATCACAACGTCGAACTTCCGGCCCTTGAGCGCGCTGACGTCCGCATTCAAATCACCGATGAGCTGATCGACGCGCCCCTTGAAAAAATCCGGACGCGTGCGGTTGCGATTCAGCAGCGTGACCTTGTGCCCGCGCGCGATCGCATACTCGACCTGCTCGGGCCCCGTGAACCCCGTGCCCCCGAGAATGAGAATGTCGAGCGACTTGGCCGCGCGCTCGATGCTCGGCGCGTCGGCACCCAGGAGTTCCGGCGGCTGCGCCATCGAGATCTTCGGCAGCGTATCGAGGCCAATCGCGCCGGCGGCGACGGCGGAAGCTTTGATGAATGTGCGGCGGTCGGTTGACATGGTTGACGCTGTGATGAGTGGCTCGCTCGCACGTGCGAATGCGAGCGCGAGCGCGAAACGATCGAGTGTCCGAGACAATACTGACGCCTGGTCCAGCGCCTCGACAGTGGCGGCAACTCGCCAGTAAGTTCCCTTACACTCGGCAACCAGAGGCTTCCGAATGCTTCGCCCCCTCGCTCGCGTCACCGCCCTGCTGTGTACAATCTGCGTCGCGGGCGCGGTTGGCGCGCAAACTGACAGCGGAATCGTTTCGTCGAAGCATGGCATGGTCGTGTCGACGTCGGCGCCCGCGTCGGACGTCGGCGCGGCGATCCTCCGCAAAGGCGGCAACGCCATCGACGCCGCGGTGGCCACGGCGTTCGCGCTCGCGGTGACGCACCCGAGCGCCGGGAACATCGGCGGCGGCGGCTTCATGATCGTTCGGCCCGCGAAGGGGGCACCGGTCGCGATCGACTATCGCGAACGCGCACCGTTCAAGTCGACGCAGACGATGTACCTCGACTCGACGGGCAAGATCGTTCGCCAGCGCACGGCAACGGGCTATCTCGCGCCCGGAGTGCCGGGCACGGTTCGCGGTCTGGCCATGGCGCACAAGCGGTACGGCACACTCGCGTGGAAGGACGTCGTGATGCCGGCCGCGGAGCTCGCCGAGCATGGCTTCGAGCTGTCGGAGGCGCTCGCGCGCTCGCTCAATCGCGAAGTCGCCGGCCAGATGGCGCGGTATCCCGCGTCGGTCGCCGCGTATGGCAAACCCGGCGGCGGACCGTGGGCGAAGGGCGATACGCTCGTGTTGAAGGATCTCGCACGAACGCTGCGCGCGATCGCCACGAAAGGGCCGAACGCCTTCTACACCGGTTGGATCGCCGACAGCATTGCCGCGACGATGGCCGAAAACGGCGGGCTGATCACGAAGAAGGATCTCGCCGCATACGAAGCGAAAGCGCGCAAGCCCATCACCGGCACCTTCAACGGCTATGCGTTGATCGGCATGCCGCCGCCGAGCAGCGGCGGCGTGACGATGGTCGAGATGCTGAACATTTTAGAGAACTTGAATATCGCGAAGCTCGGGCCCCAGGCGCCACAGACGCTGCATTACGAAATCGAAGCGATGCGTCGCGGCTATCTCGATCGCGCCCGCTACCTGGGCGATCCGGATTTCGTGAAGGACATGCCGCTCACTCGGCTCATGTCGAAATCGTACGCGAAGTCGCTCGCCCAAACGATCGACCCCAATCACGCGTCGAGCAGCGTCGAGCTGGGCAAGGACATCGTGTCGCAGATCGCGTCGACCGAGCACGATGAGACCACGCAGTTCTCGGTCGTGGACAAGGACGGCAACGCCGTGTCGAACACCTTCACGCTCGAGGGCGGATTCGGTTCGCATGTCGTCGTTCGCGGCACAGGGATGATTCTCAACAACGAGATGGGCGACTTCAACAAGAAGCCCGGCGAGACGAACGTCACGGGCGACATCGGCACGCCGGCGAATCTCATCGCGCCCGGGAAGCGCATGCTCAGCTCGATGAGCCCCACGATTCTGACCAAGAACGGCAAGCTGTTCATGGTGACCGGGTCGCCGGGCGGGCGCACGATCATCAATACGGTCATGGAGATCATCCTCAACGCGACGGCGTTCGACATGAACGTGCGTCAGGCCGTGGATGCGCCCCGCTTCCACCACCAATGGCTGCCCGACGAAGTCACGTTCGAGCGCGGCGCGATTCCGGATTCAACCGCCGAGCGCCTGAAGGCGATGGGTCATGCCGTTCGCTTCGGCGGCGTGCAGGGCGACGGCCATTCGATCATCGTGCGCGACGGCGTCGCGTACGGCGCGAACGACCACCGGAGCCCGGACTCGAAGGTCGCGGTGCCGTAAGGCTACTTCTTCTCGTCGAGCTTGAGCGACGCGGAGTTCACACAGTAGCGAAGACCGGTGGGCTTCGGTCCGTCGTCGAACAGGTGGCCGAGGTGACAGCCGCACTTGGCGCAGTGGATCTCGGTCCGCCGCATGAAGTGGCCGTTGTCCTCTTCCGTCGCGATCGCGCCCGCATTGAGGGCATCATAAAAACTCGGCCAGCCCGAGCCGGAGTCGAACTTCGTGTCCGACGTGAAGAGCGGCTCGCCGCAGCACACGCATTTGTAGACGCCGGGCGTGTGAGAATCCCAATACTGGCCGGTGAACGCGCGTTCGGTTCCCTTTTCGCGCGCGATGCGGTATTGCTCGGGAGTGAGCTCCTTTGCCCACTCCGCGTCTGATTTTTCTATTTTGGACATTTATTGTTCCTCACTTCGGCGCTTCGCACCTACGCTCGGAATTCCGCCGAGAAAGTTTAGAACTCTCTCTTCTTCATGATCTCGAAGAGCTCGGCCGCCTCGGTATCCTTGTCGTTTTCCCTGGGCCGCGTAACGTCGAGCGTCGCATCATATGTACGCCGTTGGGACGCTTTCGGTTTGTTGGCTTTGGCCATGGTTTTCTTCATGAGCTTCGCAAGCTGTTTCTCGTCCATGCCGGTCTCCGTCTAGAGTGAGCGAAGCGGATATCCTTAAGCTATTGTTCAGCGCAACGCCAAAACAGACCTCGCTGCAACTCATACATGGAATCGACTAGCGAGCCAAGCCGGACCATTTCGGCGGCGCGCGCACATCTCGAACGCGGGTTTCGATTCGAGCAAGCGGGGACCCTGGAGCGGGCGCTCGAGGCGTATCGCGATGCGCTCGCGGCGCGTCCGACCGAGCCCGAAGAGGCCGAGGCGCGGCTGCGCGTGGCGCGGGTGTATCGCAGCATGGCGCGCTGGGCCGAGGCGCGAGTCGAATCGCGCGAAGCGGTGCGCATCGCCCGAGCGATCGGCACGAACGACCTGGCCGCCGAAGCGCTGAACATCGAGGTGGGCGCGCTGCAGCTGCAGGGGTTCTTCGACGACGCCGACGTGATCGCGCTCGAAGCCCTGGCGCTGGCGCAGTCGCATCGCGTGCGCGGGATCACGCTCCAGAATCTCGGGCGGAGCGCCGCCGAACGCCGGGAGTTCGAGAAGTCAGATGAGTATTTCGACGCATC from Gemmatimonadaceae bacterium includes these protein-coding regions:
- a CDS encoding DinB family protein; translation: MTTTTSTTAILRPQADEYLSYYGKYISQVPDGDLLSLLREQLIDSVAQIRAHGDRADFAYAPGKWTMKEVVGHLSDCERIFAYRTLRVARNDQTNLPGFDENAFVTNANFSRRSLDDLLEELQVVRTATIHLARQLDEDELTRRGSANGAEITPRALLYIVAGHERHHVGLLRERYWT
- a CDS encoding prolyl oligopeptidase family serine peptidase, coding for MSRIRSSACASLVPLVALVAGAVPAAAQNHTPSRQEGPQYHAKAAAVAPERVAGPTLEQFMSPPSPLEMGAAKKADRLAWVTYERGMRNVYTAVAPAYKAVRLTNFMNDDGVDVSSVKLSDDGSVAIFVRGSAQNRAGWVANPSHDPAGPDRAVWAAKTDGSGAWRLASIANTETQQAGGFGGRGGSGPELSPDGKHVVFVRDGQIFHARVAKGVTAGIDTGGVPFIKEWGRQSSPVWSPDGSKLAFVSTRDNHSFVGVFDMKTRRVDFVSPSVDFDTAPVWSADGKQIAFIRRPGTPFGNQAQQGAGGIGGPAGPAAARGGRGGNGGGGRGGRGGFGQANDSTPQRIDGLYRAAFPGGYTLSFMVADVATGRAREFWHNQPNERVFNAINGIEWAGDHVVFTAQRPNDEWDRWFSVPVSGSGYAEPVLLTTTDGLINDGVADRTFVTTTVSRDGKTFYYATNAKDIEKRHVWAVPVTGGTPRQISTDDGVEVSPTLLADGKSMAVLYFGASQPASVGIVPVDGGSTKIVYPTAAMLKDFPQSAHVTPEIVITHAADGLEIHNQLFLPKDLKPGEKRPAVVFVHGGPVRQMLPAYHYMQFYHWAYAYNEYLASQGYIVLSINYRSGIGYGNSFRRAPNTEGRGNSEYQDVLAGGKYLQSRPDVDPARVGIWGLSYGGLLTSQALARNSDIFVAGVDMAGVHLYGSSLDSTNLAYQSSSAAHINTWKSPVYLVQGDDDRNVDFSQTIGLVQLLRAHGIYYELTVNPDDTHESLIHSRWIAVWNHSTDFLHRFLWEKQAPPVMTTSNK
- a CDS encoding NAD-dependent epimerase/dehydratase family protein: MSTDRRTFIKASAVAAGAIGLDTLPKISMAQPPELLGADAPSIERAAKSLDILILGGTGFTGPEQVEYAIARGHKVTLLNRNRTRPDFFKGRVDQLIGDLNADVSALKGRKFDVVIDNPTTAPAWVRNVAQYMKGNTNHYIFISTISVYPDNSHAWVDESDHTTPAPAGVDLYAVKPADFGRMYGVLKSESEHEVARQYADMYTIIRPGLIVGPLDRSDRFTYWPYRIDKGGEVLAPGTPNDPVQIIDSRDLAEWTIRVAENHTLGTFNATGPAKPLSLAEMLYGIKAVTTAGAQFTWVPWSFLQEQGIRPWSNMPVVVPDTPERAGFSRRSVDKAIAAGLTFRPLAVTAKDTLDWNKTRPAAELEALSQGKIAGISAEREAQVLAAWKQKQASK
- a CDS encoding MFS transporter — protein: MTSATEGQHEGRLHRLLRRAVDVRADEVRPMMISFFFFFFLLSSYFVLRPIREAVAAASGVTKLPWLFMGTLAGTLICNPLFSGLVARLPVRRVIPISYHFFTASFLVFYVVLRFVAAGEGSTVALWMGRVFYVWITVYALFNTSIFWTLMADSWRSEQAKRVFGFIGVGGTAGSIIGSAATASLAPFVGAVNMLLVSAVLIELAVLTITVFKLESTAHDVRPNGARDREVIGGSVWAGFTHVVHSPYLFGICIFQILYVFGSTVLYFAQADIVGHRYTTMTARTAISADLELGAQTLTVITQLFFTGRILRWFGLVVGLAVLPVVSMLGFGVLGAFPVFATVAVFSVARRGMNFAVTNPAVEVLFTVVRREDKYKAKNVIETFVYRGGDQLAAWSYAGLAALGLGLGGISFVAVPISAIWLGLAVWLGRRQAQLAAGDAARQYSPSGPMSGPMSGPMSGPGIVEPSRQPL
- a CDS encoding ligase-associated DNA damage response exonuclease, which codes for MTLLRLNERGLYCSAGDFYVDPWEPVSRAVITHAHGDHARWGSANYLCSREGAGVLRTRLGAESPIQAVEWGEAVNINGVRVSLHPAGHILGSAQVRVEHQGEVWVVSGDYKTDPDPTCSPFELVRCHTFITESTFGLPIYRWPPEWQVFDQIRAWWQTNAHAGRASVLFGYALGKAQRLLAGLADCDIGPIYTHGAVERLNADYRAADVRIANTRYAGDLPRGHGFAGSLIVAPPSASGSTWLRRFGEISTGFASGWMRVRGARRRRAVDRGFVLSDHVDWPSLLAAVEGSGAERVWVTHGTREPLVRLLTERGIDARAVSSLWKGEEDLDPLDLAGEDVPA
- a CDS encoding NUDIX domain-containing protein, whose protein sequence is MTARAAVSAGLLLFRRSHGALEVFLAHPGGPFWSKRDAAAWTIPKGIVDEGEDLLDGARREFREETSIEPAGPFLPLGAIKQKAGKTVHAWAWEGDADPDAIQSNSMRTEWPRGSGRWIEFPEVDRCAWFDVATAREKMNAAQAAFVDRLVALVGA